One genomic region from Nocardioides plantarum encodes:
- a CDS encoding GNAT family N-acetyltransferase, with amino-acid sequence MNGGWGRRRPTGWPATLTSGSDPVVTLRPLRRSDLDAWRSARQRNAMWLVRWDATAPPGSPPRPVTFRTLVRRLAVAARQGTTLPFAVEVDGRFAGQLTINNIVRGSAQFASVGYWLDQDVAGRGVMPRAVAMAVDHCFQVVGLHRIEVAIRPENSNSLRVVEKLGLHEVGYAPRFLHIDGDWRDHRLYAITKEEVPHGLLSRLER; translated from the coding sequence CTGAACGGTGGGTGGGGTCGTCGGCGTCCGACCGGCTGGCCCGCGACCCTCACCAGCGGCTCCGACCCCGTCGTCACGCTGCGGCCCCTGCGCCGCTCCGACCTCGACGCCTGGCGCTCGGCGCGCCAGCGCAACGCGATGTGGCTCGTGCGCTGGGACGCCACGGCCCCGCCCGGCTCCCCGCCACGACCGGTCACCTTCCGCACCCTCGTGCGCCGGCTGGCGGTCGCGGCGCGGCAGGGCACGACGCTGCCGTTCGCGGTCGAGGTCGACGGCCGGTTCGCCGGCCAGCTGACGATCAACAACATCGTGCGGGGCTCCGCGCAGTTCGCCTCGGTCGGCTACTGGCTCGACCAGGACGTCGCCGGCCGCGGCGTCATGCCCCGCGCCGTCGCCATGGCCGTCGACCACTGCTTCCAGGTCGTCGGACTGCACCGCATCGAGGTCGCCATCCGCCCCGAGAACTCCAACTCCCTGCGGGTGGTGGAGAAGCTCGGCCTCCACGAGGTCGGCTACGCCCCGCGCTTCCTGCACATCGACGGCGACTGGCGCGACCACCGCCTCTACGCGATCACCAAGGAAGAGGTCCCGCACGGTCTCCTGAGCCGCCTCGAGCGCTGA
- a CDS encoding MogA/MoaB family molybdenum cofactor biosynthesis protein, giving the protein MSLRAEVVVASNRAAAGVYADETGPIIVTALQELGFVVDPPVVVPDGDPVGAAIAAAVAGGARLVLTTGGTGLTPTDRTPEQTRALLDREVPGIAEAIRAAGAAAGVPTAVLSRGLAGVVGDCLVVNLPGSRGGVKDGLAVLRPILVHAVEQVVGSDH; this is encoded by the coding sequence GTGAGCCTGCGGGCCGAGGTCGTCGTCGCCTCCAACCGGGCCGCCGCCGGCGTCTACGCCGACGAGACCGGGCCGATCATCGTCACCGCGCTGCAGGAGCTCGGGTTCGTGGTCGACCCGCCCGTCGTCGTACCCGACGGAGACCCGGTGGGTGCCGCGATCGCCGCCGCGGTGGCCGGGGGAGCGCGCCTCGTGCTGACCACGGGCGGCACCGGCCTGACCCCGACCGACCGCACCCCCGAGCAGACCCGGGCGCTCCTGGACCGCGAGGTGCCCGGCATCGCCGAGGCGATCCGCGCGGCCGGCGCGGCGGCGGGCGTGCCGACGGCCGTGCTCTCCCGCGGCCTGGCCGGCGTCGTCGGCGACTGCCTGGTCGTCAACCTGCCGGGCTCCCGCGGCGGCGTGAAGGACGGGCTCGCGGTGCTGCGACCGATCCTGGTGCACGCCGTCGAGCAGGTCGTCGGGAGCGACCACTGA
- the moaC gene encoding cyclic pyranopterin monophosphate synthase MoaC, giving the protein MSDRLTHVDETGAARMVDVSAKDVTAREATASGRVLVSPAVIALLRGEGVPKGDALAVARLAGIMGAKQTPSLIPLCHPLALSAVSVDLVVTDTSVDITAAVRTTDRTGVEMEALTAVSVAALTVVDMVKAVDKAAVITDVRVETKSGGKSGDFSRTAQVEA; this is encoded by the coding sequence ATGAGCGACCGACTGACCCACGTCGACGAGACCGGTGCGGCCCGGATGGTCGACGTCTCCGCCAAGGACGTCACCGCCCGCGAGGCCACCGCCTCGGGCCGGGTGCTCGTCTCGCCGGCCGTGATCGCGCTGCTGCGCGGTGAGGGCGTGCCCAAGGGCGACGCGCTCGCCGTGGCCCGGCTCGCCGGCATCATGGGCGCCAAGCAGACCCCGTCGCTGATCCCGCTGTGCCACCCGCTGGCGCTCTCGGCCGTCTCGGTCGACCTCGTGGTCACCGACACCTCCGTCGACATCACCGCAGCGGTCCGCACCACCGACCGCACCGGCGTCGAGATGGAGGCGCTCACGGCCGTCTCGGTCGCCGCGCTCACCGTCGTCGACATGGTCAAGGCCGTCGACAAGGCCGCGGTGATCACCGACGTGCGCGTCGAGACGAAGTCCGGCGGCAAGAGCGGCGACTTCTCACGGACTGCGCAGGTCGAGGCGTGA
- the glp gene encoding gephyrin-like molybdotransferase Glp: MSDRRAPLRTVDEHLALVLEATAALPDVELPLLDALDLSCAEDVHAPLRLPRFDNSAMDGYAARAADVAGASAATPVTLPVVGDIGAGQSPTPVTHLEPGTTAKIMTGAPMPAGADTVVPYEWTDRGVAEVSIDRPAAAGQHVRYAGEDVAEGDLLVEVGTTLGPRHLGLLASVGRSVVRVRRRPRVLIVSTGSELREPGVALVPGADDDAIYDGNSYLLAGAALRAGAVPLRVGLVPDRPDAFLAALDDALGAPDGADLVVTSGGISMGDYDVVKAALTPGGTVWFGGLAMQPGKPQGFGAVAAGGRQVPFFALPGNPVSSYLSFEMFVRPALRRMMGLTPESRPTVRARLTHAVTSPAGRRQFLRGVVTIGSDGNTVTEVAPVGGSGSHLVGDLAASDALIVVPEDVTAVAAGDTVTVIRLDQD; this comes from the coding sequence ATGAGTGACCGGCGGGCTCCGCTGCGGACCGTCGACGAGCACCTCGCCCTGGTGCTCGAGGCGACCGCCGCGCTGCCCGACGTCGAGCTGCCCCTCCTCGACGCGCTCGACCTCTCCTGCGCCGAGGACGTGCACGCCCCGCTGCGGCTGCCGCGCTTCGACAACTCCGCGATGGACGGCTACGCCGCCCGCGCCGCCGACGTCGCCGGTGCCTCGGCCGCGACCCCGGTGACCCTGCCCGTCGTCGGCGACATCGGCGCGGGCCAGTCGCCCACGCCGGTGACCCACCTCGAGCCCGGCACCACGGCCAAGATCATGACCGGCGCCCCGATGCCGGCCGGTGCCGACACCGTCGTGCCCTACGAGTGGACCGACCGCGGCGTCGCCGAGGTGAGCATCGACCGGCCGGCCGCTGCCGGTCAGCACGTCCGCTACGCCGGCGAGGACGTCGCCGAGGGCGACCTCCTGGTCGAGGTGGGCACCACCCTGGGGCCGCGTCACCTCGGGCTGCTCGCGTCGGTCGGGCGGTCCGTCGTACGCGTGCGCAGGCGGCCGCGCGTCCTCATCGTCTCCACCGGCTCCGAGCTGCGCGAGCCGGGCGTCGCGCTGGTGCCCGGTGCCGACGACGACGCGATCTACGACGGCAACTCCTACCTCCTCGCCGGGGCCGCGCTGCGCGCCGGCGCCGTACCCCTGCGCGTCGGCCTCGTCCCCGACCGGCCCGACGCGTTCCTCGCCGCGCTCGACGACGCGCTGGGCGCGCCCGACGGGGCCGACCTCGTCGTCACCTCCGGCGGCATCTCGATGGGCGACTACGACGTGGTCAAGGCCGCGCTCACCCCCGGCGGCACCGTGTGGTTCGGCGGCCTGGCGATGCAGCCCGGCAAGCCGCAGGGCTTCGGCGCCGTGGCCGCCGGCGGCCGGCAGGTCCCGTTCTTCGCGCTGCCCGGCAACCCGGTGTCGTCCTACCTGTCCTTCGAGATGTTCGTGCGCCCGGCGCTGCGCCGGATGATGGGGCTGACCCCCGAGTCGCGGCCCACGGTGCGTGCGCGGCTCACGCACGCCGTCACCTCGCCGGCCGGACGCCGGCAGTTCCTCCGCGGCGTCGTCACGATCGGCAGCGACGGCAACACCGTCACCGAGGTCGCCCCCGTCGGCGGCTCGGGCTCCCACCTCGTCGGCGACCTCGCCGCCTCCGACGCGCTGATCGTCGTGCCCGAGGACGTCACGGCCGTCGCCGCCGGCGACACCGTCACCGTCATCCGCCTGGACCAGGACTGA
- a CDS encoding UTP--glucose-1-phosphate uridylyltransferase has translation MGSPALKKAREKMVDAGVDPVAIDTFAHYFRLLEHGETGLVPESAIDPVDVPSLAGAEVDDEVAAEAIRHTVVIKLNGGLGTSMGMSRAKSLLCVRKGLSFLDIIARQVLHLREQHDATLPLIFMNSFRTSADTMAALGRYDGLAIDGLPLEFLQNKVPKLLAKDLKPVSWPADPDLEWCPPGHGDLYTAMRGTGLIDLLLERGFRHVFVSNSDNLGAVPDPRVAGWFASSGAPFAIEAVRRTASDRKGGHFARRRSDGRLVLRESAQVPPADQGALADLERHRYMSTNNLWFDLAAMKSALDQRQGILGLPLIRNVKTVDPADSSSPEVIQVETAMGAAIEVFDGSVLIEVGRDRFVPVKTTNDLLVLRSDVYDIGTDFVLDQVSAELPFIDLDGEHYKLVGDFDRHFPEGAPSLAKATSLRIEGDVTFGKGVQVIGDVELDVRGADRIAAGTVLQSDE, from the coding sequence ATGGGTAGTCCCGCACTGAAGAAGGCGCGCGAGAAGATGGTCGACGCAGGCGTCGACCCGGTCGCGATCGACACCTTCGCCCACTACTTCCGCCTGCTCGAGCACGGCGAGACGGGGCTGGTCCCCGAGTCGGCGATCGACCCGGTCGACGTGCCGTCGCTCGCGGGGGCCGAGGTCGACGACGAGGTCGCCGCCGAGGCGATCCGCCACACCGTGGTGATCAAGCTCAACGGTGGTCTCGGCACCTCGATGGGCATGAGTCGCGCCAAGTCGCTGCTGTGCGTGCGCAAGGGCTTGTCGTTCCTCGACATCATCGCCCGCCAGGTGCTCCACCTGCGCGAGCAGCACGACGCGACGCTGCCGCTGATCTTCATGAACTCCTTCCGCACCTCGGCCGACACCATGGCCGCGCTCGGGCGCTACGACGGCCTCGCCATCGACGGCCTGCCGCTGGAGTTCCTGCAGAACAAGGTCCCCAAGCTGCTGGCCAAGGACCTCAAGCCCGTCTCGTGGCCGGCCGACCCCGACCTCGAGTGGTGTCCGCCCGGGCACGGCGACCTCTACACCGCGATGCGCGGCACGGGCCTGATCGACCTGCTGCTCGAGCGCGGGTTCCGGCACGTGTTCGTCTCCAACTCCGACAACCTCGGCGCGGTGCCCGACCCGCGGGTCGCGGGCTGGTTCGCGAGCAGCGGTGCGCCGTTCGCGATCGAGGCCGTCCGCCGGACCGCCTCGGACCGCAAGGGCGGCCACTTCGCCCGGCGCCGCAGCGACGGTCGGCTGGTGCTCCGCGAGAGCGCCCAGGTGCCGCCCGCCGACCAGGGCGCGTTGGCCGACCTCGAGCGCCACCGCTACATGTCGACCAACAACCTCTGGTTCGACCTGGCCGCGATGAAGTCCGCCCTCGACCAGCGTCAGGGCATCCTCGGGCTCCCGCTGATCCGCAACGTCAAGACCGTCGACCCCGCCGACTCCTCCTCGCCCGAGGTGATCCAGGTCGAGACCGCCATGGGTGCCGCCATCGAGGTCTTCGACGGCTCGGTGCTGATCGAGGTGGGCCGCGACCGGTTCGTGCCGGTCAAGACGACCAACGACCTGCTGGTGCTGCGCTCCGACGTCTACGACATCGGCACCGACTTCGTGCTCGACCAGGTGTCGGCCGAGCTGCCCTTCATCGACCTCGACGGTGAGCACTACAAGCTCGTCGGCGACTTCGACCGGCACTTCCCCGAGGGGGCTCCGTCGCTGGCCAAGGCGACCTCGTTGCGCATCGAGGGCGACGTCACCTTCGGCAAGGGCGTGCAGGTCATCGGCGACGTCGAGCTCGACGTCAGGGGAGCCGACCGCATCGCCGCCGGGACGGTGCTGCAGTCCGATGAGTGA
- a CDS encoding 5-formyltetrahydrofolate cyclo-ligase, whose protein sequence is MPSSQPARGAHPGKLALRDQLTTARNRLAVVELGLFARALAGHLLATEEVRRAATVAAYVSIGTEPGTSWLFDGLVAAGKRVVLPVLLADGDLDWAAYDGGAGLAPARHGLLEPTSRRLGVDAIGTADAVVVPGLAVSPSGVRMGRGGGSYDRALGRVPVGTFTCVALYDDEVDRAVPVEPHDRAVTAAVTPSGLRRF, encoded by the coding sequence GTGCCGTCGTCACAACCCGCCCGGGGGGCGCACCCCGGCAAGCTCGCCCTGCGCGACCAGCTGACCACCGCCCGCAACCGGCTGGCGGTCGTCGAGCTCGGCCTGTTCGCGCGCGCCCTCGCGGGCCACCTGCTGGCCACCGAGGAGGTACGCCGGGCCGCCACCGTGGCGGCGTACGTGTCGATCGGGACGGAGCCGGGGACCTCCTGGCTGTTCGACGGGCTGGTCGCGGCGGGCAAGCGGGTGGTGCTCCCGGTGCTGCTGGCCGACGGCGACCTCGACTGGGCGGCGTACGACGGGGGCGCGGGGCTCGCCCCCGCCCGCCACGGCCTGCTCGAGCCGACCTCGCGCCGTCTCGGCGTCGACGCGATCGGCACCGCCGACGCGGTCGTCGTCCCGGGCCTCGCGGTCTCGCCCTCCGGCGTACGGATGGGGCGCGGCGGGGGGTCCTACGACCGCGCGCTGGGCCGGGTGCCGGTCGGCACGTTCACCTGTGTCGCGCTCTACGACGACGAGGTCGACCGCGCGGTGCCCGTCGAGCCGCACGACCGCGCCGTCACCGCCGCCGTCACCCCGTCGGGCCTGCGCCGCTTCTGA
- a CDS encoding penicillin acylase family protein has product MTDTTTAIPADAPLPRGPRWWRRFRLLPRPLRISTYVAVVVVLAIVAGLLTGVVLVRRSFPQTTGEVELPGLTGTAEVVRDDHGIPQIYADTTEDLMRAQGYVHAQERFYEMDVRRHATAGRLSEMFGAKTLETDAYVRTMGWRRVAEAEVPLLDPDTRVALDAYAQGVNAYLEDRSPSEIALEYTLLNAGGLGYVPEPWTAVDSLAWLKAMAWDLRGNMADEIDRSLTAAAVGRERTEQLWPAAPRGTRPVVRRGAVVDGVFEQDARTIGTRLPTRPAPFGPVTDELRSLAGTTRRMPSWLGRGDGIGSNGWVVSGRHTDTGKPILADDPHLGVSLPGVWMQVGLHCRTVGAACPYDVAGSSFSGVPGVIVGHNADIAWGLTNLESDTTDLYVERIAGDQWRHGDELKPLKVREETIEVADGDDVTITVRSTDHGPLVSDVADSIAEVAGNADKSRGRTTGGTTGRTTKGDEYAVALSWTALTPAPSADAILALDRAKDWTSFRAAAADLAAPAQNLVYADRAGHIGYQATGRVPIRKSGNDGRYPAAGWRPDNDWTGEYVPYDGLPSVLDPGEGFVVTANQRVVGPDYTYDLGDDFDRGYRSERIRELLGTQLAHGGTVSMDDVLATQLDDRNPLAPVLVPHLLRQRLDPTYDDDGQRLLRDWDHTQPAEGAQSAAAAYFNAVWRDLLRLTFDDELTGDQRADGGQRWIATVTDLLQRPDDPWWDDVTTDRVETRDDILRTALLEARDDLTSTLSPDPAEWTWGRLHRLELTGSTLGRADLAPVGRLLDRGGWDVGGGASAVDATGWDARRGFEVTTAPSMRMVVSLADLDDSRWVNLTGVSGHAFHPHYTDQTDLMVDGETLPWAFSEDAVRDAGEDVLRLVPAD; this is encoded by the coding sequence ATGACGGACACCACGACAGCCATCCCGGCCGACGCCCCGCTCCCGCGCGGACCCCGGTGGTGGCGCCGCTTCCGGCTGCTCCCGAGGCCGCTGCGGATCTCGACGTACGTCGCCGTGGTCGTCGTGCTCGCGATCGTCGCCGGTCTTCTGACCGGGGTGGTGCTCGTGCGTCGGTCCTTCCCGCAGACGACCGGCGAGGTCGAGCTGCCGGGCCTGACCGGGACCGCCGAGGTCGTCCGCGACGACCACGGCATCCCGCAGATCTACGCCGACACGACCGAGGACCTGATGCGGGCGCAGGGCTACGTGCACGCGCAGGAGCGCTTCTACGAGATGGACGTCCGCCGGCACGCGACCGCCGGGCGGCTGTCGGAGATGTTCGGCGCCAAGACCCTCGAGACCGACGCCTACGTGCGCACGATGGGGTGGCGCCGGGTCGCCGAGGCCGAGGTGCCGCTGCTCGACCCCGACACGAGGGTCGCCCTGGACGCCTACGCCCAGGGGGTCAACGCCTACCTGGAGGACCGGTCGCCGAGCGAGATCGCGCTGGAGTACACCCTGCTCAACGCCGGGGGGCTCGGCTACGTGCCGGAGCCGTGGACCGCGGTCGACTCGCTCGCCTGGCTCAAGGCGATGGCCTGGGACCTGCGCGGCAACATGGCCGACGAGATCGACCGCAGCCTCACGGCCGCCGCGGTCGGCCGGGAGCGGACCGAGCAGCTGTGGCCGGCGGCGCCGCGGGGGACCCGGCCGGTCGTACGCCGCGGCGCGGTCGTCGACGGGGTGTTCGAGCAGGACGCGAGGACCATCGGCACCCGCCTGCCGACCCGCCCGGCGCCGTTCGGCCCGGTCACCGACGAGCTGCGCAGCCTCGCCGGCACGACCCGGCGGATGCCGTCCTGGCTCGGGCGCGGCGACGGCATCGGCAGCAACGGCTGGGTCGTCTCCGGCCGGCACACCGACACCGGCAAGCCGATCCTCGCCGACGACCCGCACCTCGGGGTGTCGCTGCCCGGGGTGTGGATGCAGGTCGGGCTGCACTGCCGCACCGTCGGCGCGGCCTGCCCGTACGACGTCGCCGGCTCGTCCTTCTCCGGCGTGCCCGGGGTGATCGTCGGCCACAACGCCGACATCGCCTGGGGCCTGACCAACCTCGAGTCCGACACCACGGACCTCTACGTCGAGCGGATCGCCGGCGACCAGTGGCGCCACGGCGACGAGCTGAAGCCGCTGAAGGTCCGCGAGGAGACCATCGAGGTCGCCGACGGTGACGACGTGACGATCACGGTGCGCTCGACCGACCACGGCCCCCTCGTCAGCGATGTCGCGGACTCGATCGCCGAGGTCGCGGGCAACGCCGACAAGTCCCGGGGCAGGACGACCGGGGGGACGACCGGCAGGACGACCAAGGGTGACGAGTACGCCGTCGCGCTGTCGTGGACCGCGCTCACCCCCGCCCCCTCGGCCGACGCGATCCTGGCCCTGGACCGCGCGAAGGACTGGACCTCGTTCCGGGCCGCGGCGGCCGACCTCGCCGCCCCCGCCCAGAACCTCGTCTACGCCGACCGCGCCGGCCACATCGGCTACCAGGCGACGGGACGCGTCCCCATCCGCAAGTCGGGCAACGACGGCCGCTACCCGGCGGCGGGCTGGCGCCCCGACAACGACTGGACCGGCGAGTACGTGCCCTACGACGGGCTCCCCAGCGTGCTCGACCCCGGCGAGGGCTTCGTCGTCACCGCCAACCAACGGGTCGTCGGACCCGACTACACCTACGACCTCGGCGACGACTTCGATCGCGGCTACCGGTCCGAGCGCATCCGCGAGCTGCTCGGCACCCAGCTGGCACACGGCGGCACCGTGTCGATGGACGACGTCCTCGCGACCCAGCTCGACGACCGCAACCCCCTCGCCCCCGTGCTGGTGCCCCACCTCCTGCGGCAGCGCCTCGACCCGACGTACGACGACGACGGGCAGCGGCTGCTGCGCGACTGGGACCACACCCAGCCCGCCGAGGGGGCGCAGAGCGCTGCGGCGGCCTACTTCAACGCGGTCTGGCGCGACCTGCTGCGGCTGACCTTCGACGACGAGCTCACCGGCGACCAGCGCGCCGACGGCGGCCAGCGTTGGATCGCGACCGTCACCGACCTGCTGCAGCGCCCCGACGACCCCTGGTGGGACGACGTCACCACCGACCGGGTCGAGACCCGCGACGACATCCTGCGCACCGCCCTGCTCGAGGCCCGCGACGACCTCACCTCGACGCTGTCGCCCGACCCGGCCGAGTGGACCTGGGGTCGCCTGCACCGCCTCGAGCTGACCGGCTCGACCCTGGGCCGCGCCGACCTCGCCCCGGTCGGGCGGCTGCTCGACCGCGGCGGCTGGGACGTCGGCGGCGGCGCCTCGGCCGTCGACGCGACGGGCTGGGACGCACGTCGCGGCTTCGAGGTCACCACGGCCCCCTCGATGCGGATGGTCGTGTCGCTGGCCGACCTCGACGACTCCCGGTGGGTCAACCTCACCGGTGTCTCGGGACACGCCTTCCACCCGCACTACACCGACCAGACCGACCTGATGGTCGACGGCGAGACGCTGCCGTGGGCGTTCTCTGAGGACGCGGTGCGGGATGCGGGCGAGGACGTGCTGAGGCTGGTGCCGGCCGACTGA
- a CDS encoding FmdB family zinc ribbon protein, whose amino-acid sequence MPTYQYACTECGHAFDQVQSFTDDSLTVCPQCQGKLRKVFNAVGVVFKGSGFYRNDSRSTTSSSTPASESKSESKSESKSDSKPEKKSDSSGGSTGGSKPAAKSDSKPAASSSS is encoded by the coding sequence GTGCCGACCTACCAGTACGCCTGCACCGAGTGCGGCCACGCCTTCGACCAGGTCCAGTCCTTCACCGACGACTCGCTGACCGTGTGCCCGCAGTGCCAGGGCAAGCTGCGCAAGGTCTTCAACGCCGTCGGCGTCGTCTTCAAGGGCTCGGGCTTCTACCGCAACGACAGCCGGTCCACGACGTCCTCGTCGACGCCGGCCTCGGAGAGCAAGTCCGAGAGCAAGTCCGAGAGCAAGTCGGACAGCAAGCCCGAGAAGAAGTCGGACTCGTCGGGCGGGTCGACGGGCGGTTCCAAGCCGGCCGCCAAGAGCGACTCGAAGCCCGCGGCCTCCTCGTCCTCCTGA
- a CDS encoding SAF domain-containing protein — protein MPLDLSRPAALLGVVRRQVLRRRRLLAAVLTAVAVASGLAATTRGPTASVPVVVAAHDLPAGEVLDADDLTTVAFAPASVPEGRVDRPAEVSGRVLAAPLTRGAPLTEVALVGPAMTGNRSDLRAVPVRLPDAGAVALLRVGDQIDVVATDPQTGHTATVAEAAVVLALPAADPATGPTGLSGRLVVLGVGDAEDEPLAGAGAREVLTFSWSRR, from the coding sequence ATGCCCCTCGACCTGAGTCGCCCCGCTGCCCTGCTCGGCGTCGTCCGCCGTCAGGTGCTGCGGCGGCGCCGCCTGCTCGCCGCCGTACTGACCGCGGTCGCGGTCGCCTCCGGGCTGGCCGCCACCACCCGAGGGCCGACGGCCTCGGTGCCGGTCGTGGTCGCGGCGCACGACCTGCCCGCCGGCGAGGTGCTCGACGCCGACGACCTGACGACCGTCGCCTTCGCCCCCGCCTCGGTGCCCGAGGGACGGGTCGATCGGCCCGCTGAGGTCTCCGGCCGCGTGCTCGCCGCCCCGCTCACCCGGGGCGCACCCCTCACCGAGGTCGCCCTGGTCGGCCCGGCCATGACGGGCAACCGCAGCGACCTGCGCGCCGTCCCGGTGCGTCTGCCCGACGCGGGAGCGGTGGCCCTGCTGCGGGTCGGCGACCAGATCGACGTGGTCGCGACCGACCCGCAGACCGGCCACACCGCGACGGTCGCCGAGGCGGCCGTGGTGCTGGCGCTCCCGGCCGCCGACCCGGCGACCGGGCCGACTGGGCTGTCCGGGCGCCTGGTGGTGCTGGGCGTGGGCGACGCCGAGGACGAGCCACTGGCGGGCGCCGGGGCCCGCGAGGTGCTGACGTTCTCGTGGTCGAGGCGCTAG
- a CDS encoding MscL family protein, translating to MTGFKNFILRGNLVDLAVAVIIGTAFAAVVTAFTGTLLSAIAKVTGGKQPNFDDYAPGDIEVGPFLTALVAFLILAAVVYFFVVTPYVKAKERFFPSPQPGTPEDIKLLQEIRDLLRAQQDGGRAITTDPVE from the coding sequence GTGACCGGCTTCAAGAACTTCATCCTTCGCGGCAACCTGGTCGACCTCGCGGTCGCCGTCATCATCGGTACGGCGTTCGCCGCGGTCGTCACCGCCTTCACCGGCACCCTGCTCTCGGCCATCGCCAAGGTCACCGGCGGCAAGCAGCCCAACTTCGACGACTACGCCCCCGGCGACATCGAGGTCGGCCCGTTCCTGACGGCCCTGGTCGCGTTCCTCATCCTGGCCGCCGTCGTCTACTTCTTCGTCGTCACGCCCTACGTGAAGGCCAAGGAGCGCTTCTTCCCCAGCCCCCAGCCCGGCACCCCCGAGGACATCAAGCTGCTCCAGGAGATCCGCGACCTGCTCCGCGCCCAGCAGGACGGCGGCCGGGCCATCACCACCGACCCGGTCGAGTAG
- a CDS encoding LCP family protein — translation MPHEPDRPTPSETVSSDDAPSARRTSARPKRKGRSKRRYRVLTALLATTTVLALVAGLGSVYFLRHLDDNIKYQDYGDQLTNRPAKVAVDTGPQEPLNILVMGSDTREGAGNAVDGYTDDTERSDTTLMFHLSADRTFAYGISIPRDSLVDRPECKADDGTVIPAAQDVMWNEAFEVGGPACTMQQFEQLTGIRLDNYVKVDFHGFKGMVDAIGGVDVCLPAPINDTKAGVDLPAGTQVLDGSDSLGYVRARYSIGDGSDIGRIKRQQAFLAAMAGKLVSKGTLARPDRVLGFLDAATRSLQTDFSSVREMAKVGSSFRDIGLGNIKFLTVPWQYSPEDPNRVAWLPEAAQLWKRVKLDKPLAGKAATGVISAGDDVEGGTPSGSASPSGSASPSGSPSGSPSQSPSAGGTPDSGAVSDEERASAGLCT, via the coding sequence ATGCCCCACGAGCCCGACCGGCCCACGCCGTCCGAGACCGTCAGCAGCGACGACGCGCCTTCTGCGCGGCGTACCTCTGCGCGCCCGAAGCGCAAGGGGCGCAGCAAGCGCCGCTACCGGGTGCTGACGGCGCTGCTCGCGACGACGACGGTGCTCGCACTCGTGGCGGGCCTGGGGTCGGTCTACTTCCTGCGGCACCTCGACGACAACATCAAGTACCAGGACTACGGCGACCAGCTCACCAACCGCCCGGCCAAGGTGGCGGTCGACACCGGCCCGCAGGAGCCGCTCAACATCCTGGTGATGGGCTCCGACACCCGCGAGGGCGCGGGCAACGCCGTCGACGGCTACACCGACGACACCGAGCGCTCCGACACCACGCTGATGTTCCACCTCTCGGCCGACCGGACCTTCGCCTACGGCATCAGCATCCCGCGCGACAGCCTCGTCGACCGCCCCGAGTGCAAGGCCGACGACGGCACCGTCATCCCGGCGGCCCAGGACGTGATGTGGAACGAGGCCTTCGAGGTCGGCGGACCCGCGTGCACGATGCAGCAGTTCGAGCAGCTCACCGGCATCCGTCTCGACAACTACGTCAAGGTCGACTTCCACGGGTTCAAGGGCATGGTCGACGCGATCGGCGGGGTCGACGTCTGCCTCCCGGCGCCGATCAACGACACCAAGGCCGGCGTCGACCTCCCGGCCGGCACCCAGGTGCTCGACGGCTCCGACTCGCTCGGCTACGTGCGGGCCCGCTACTCCATCGGTGACGGCTCTGACATCGGCCGGATCAAGCGCCAGCAGGCCTTCCTCGCCGCGATGGCCGGCAAGCTCGTCTCCAAGGGGACCCTGGCCCGTCCCGACCGGGTCCTCGGCTTCCTCGACGCCGCCACCCGCTCGCTGCAGACCGACTTCTCGTCGGTGCGCGAGATGGCCAAGGTCGGCTCGTCGTTCCGCGACATCGGCCTGGGCAACATCAAGTTCCTCACCGTGCCCTGGCAGTACTCGCCGGAGGACCCCAACCGCGTCGCGTGGCTGCCCGAGGCCGCCCAGCTCTGGAAGCGCGTCAAGCTCGACAAGCCGCTGGCCGGCAAGGCCGCCACCGGCGTGATCTCGGCCGGCGACGACGTCGAGGGCGGTACGCCGAGCGGGTCGGCGTCGCCGTCCGGGTCGGCGTCGCCGTCGGGCTCTCCGTCGGGCTCCCCGTCGCAGTCCCCGTCGGCGGGTGGCACCCCCGACAGCGGTGCCGTCAGCGACGAGGAGCGCGCGTCCGCGGGGCTGTGCACGTGA